The Apium graveolens cultivar Ventura chromosome 11, ASM990537v1, whole genome shotgun sequence genome has a window encoding:
- the LOC141696254 gene encoding GDSL esterase/lipase At2g30220-like, which yields MDPSFFMLCLLNLLNMLLTCNALPKFSSVLIFGDSLSDTGNNNFISTIVKANHTPYGVSFPGGIPTGRFSDGKLMSDFLADALSLKQLVPPFLDPNLPPSELSTGVCFASAGSGYGDRTGATWNVIPVTKQYQKYFKKYKQRLVTIVGEKKVSHILKNSLVFSTAGSNDMFQFYTNPMPHKSMHQYQNAIISDIEKFIKVSSFLYISIIKLTLVSI from the coding sequence ATGGATCCTTCATTCTTCATGCTTTGTTTACTAAATCTTCTCAACATGTTGTTGACATGCAATGCTTTACCGAAATTCTCTTCGGTTCTCATATTTGGTGATTCTTTATCGGATACAGGAAATAATAATTTTATCTCTACTATAGTTAAAGCAAATCACACACCTTATGGTGTATCGTTTCCTGGTGGCATTCCCACGGGTAGATTTTCTGATGGAAAACTCATGTCTGATTTTCTGGCTGATGCTCTAAGTCTCAAGCAACTAGTTCCTCCTTTTTTGGACCCGAATCTACCTCCATCAGAGCTCTCTACAGGTGTTTGTTTCGCTTCAGCTGGATCGGGCTATGGCGACAGGACTGGTGCAACATGGAATGTTATTCCAGTGACAAAACAGTACCAAAAATATTTCAAGAAATATAAGCAGAGGCTTGTTACAATAGTAGGAGAGAAGAAGGTTTCACATATTCTTAAAAATTCTTTAGTGTTTTCTACTGCAGGAAGCAATGATATGTTTCAGTTCTATACAAATCCAATGCCACATAAATCAATGCATCAGTACCAGAACGCTATAATATCTGATATTGAAAAGTTTATCAAGGTTAGTTCTTTCTTATACATCTCCATAATTAAACTTACATTAGTCTCCATTTAA